In the Burkholderia multivorans ATCC BAA-247 genome, ATAGCCGTTGCCCGCGAACAGGTTCTGGCCGTCCTTCCAGATCGACTGGTGAACGTGCATGCCCGAACCGTTGTCGCCGACGACCGGCTTCGGCATGAACGTCGCCGTCTTGCCGTACGAGTGCGCGACGTTGTGGATGATGTACTTCGACCATTGCGTCCAGTCGGCGCGCTGCACGAGCGTCGAGAACTTCGTGCCGATTTCGTTCTGGCCCTGGCCTGCCACTTCGTGGTGGTGCACTTCGACCGGAATGCCGAGTTGTTCGAGCAGCAGGCACATTTCCGAACGCATGTCCTGGAACGTATCGACCGGCGCGACCGGGAAGTAGCCGCCCTTCGTGCCCGGACGGTGGCCCGTGTTGCCGCCTTCGAATTCCTTGCCGGCCGACCACGGTGCTTCTTCCGAGTTGATCTTCACGAAGCAGCCCGACATGTCCGTGTTCCACTGGACCGAGTCGAAGATGAAGAATTCCGGCTCCGGACCGAAGTACGCGGTGTCGCCCAGGCCCGTGCTCTTCAGGTACGCTTCCGCGCGCTTCGCGAGCGAACGCGGATCGCGCTCGTAGCCCTTGCCGTCCGCCGGCTCGACCACGTCGCAGGTCAGCACGAGCGTCGACTCTTCGTAGAACGGGTCGATGAACGCAGCGCTCGGATCCGGCATGAGCAGCATGTCCGACGCCTCGATGCCCTTCCAGCCCGCGATCGACGAGCCGTCGAACGCATGGCCGCTTTCGAACTTGTCTTCGTCAAACGCCGAAACCGGCACCGACACGTGCTGCTCCTTGCCGCGCGTATCCGTGAAGCGGAAATCGACAAACTTGACGTCCTCGTCCTTCACGAGCTGCATGACGTCGGCGACGGTTTTACTCATAACCTCTTCTCCTGATTGAACAATTCCGGCGGACTGGGAACCGCCTCGTTTATCGAGCTGATCGGGCCCGTGCGCAGCGCCCCGATTCGACCGAATTCTTTAAAGCAGCTTCCGTGCCAGCATGTGCTCTTCGCATGCGAATCGCGCAGAGAGCTTGCTGCGTCGGGGCGCCGCTGCGCAGTTGCGGGGCGTCGCCCGCCGTATTGCGTTGCGCCGATGCACCGTACGAGTGCAGCAGCCGCGCTACGCGCGTCCGAACGTTTCGTTTTGGTGCATGCGCGCCATTCTGCACCTTTTTGGTGAGCGCGTGTGCGCGGTACGCGGGCGCTTGCCGGGAGACGCCCGCGCCGCGCGGCGGCGCTAGAATGCTCGTTTGACCGATACGGAGACTCCCGCCATGAGTACGCTCGAACAGCTTTACGCGAAGGCCGACGAACGCCGCGCGCAAGGCTCGCTCAACTACGCCGGCGCACTGCTGCCGGCCGAGGCCTTCGAACTGCTGCAGCTCGATCCGTCCGCGCGCCTCGTCGACGTGCGCACGCGTGCGGAGCTCGACTGGATCGGCCGACCGCTCGTCGGCGACGGCCAGTATCTGCACGTCGAATGGTCGCGCTACCCGGGCGGCGTGCCGAACACCGAATTCCTCGACGAACTGCGCGCCGCCGTGTCGCCCGACACGCCGGTGCTGTTCCTGTGCCGCAGCGCGGCGCGCTCGAAGCTGGCCGCGGTCGCCGCCGCGCAGGCCGGCTTCCGCAAGGCCTTCGATCTGCTCGAAGGCTTCGAAGGCGCGAAGGACGCCGAAGGCCATCGCAAGACGGTCGACGGCTGGTGCTTCCGCAAGCTGCCCTGGATCGGCGCCTGACCGCACGCCGCTGCCGGTCGCGTCATCGTCGAGCCGCGCGATGACATGCCGATGACGGGCCGCCCTGCGCGGCCCGACGCCACCCTACGCCCCTGGCTGGCCCGCGTGCCGGCCGCCGCGATTACGCGCGCGGCGCGGCGGCCGGCTCGACGATGTCGCCGCCGAGCAGATGCACGCCTTCGCGCAATTTCACGAACGCGGCCGCGACCGCTTCGGGCTCGCCCTTGACGCCGAGGTCGATATGGCGGCGCGCATAGATGCCGCCGCGCTCCGCGTCGCCGACGCTCGGCAGGCTGAACACGCGCACGCCGGGAAAGTCGCGCTCGATCTTCTCCATCAGCGGCGTCAGCGTCGATTCCGGCAGCTCGAACACGTACAGCGAGCGCTCCTCGTGCGGCGTCGCGTGATGCAGGTGCGCGTACTTCGTGTCGAGCACCCATTCGATCATCGGCCACGCCATTACCGGAAAGCCCGGCACGAAATGCAGATCGCCGACCGAAAAGCCCGGAATCCGGTTGTAGCCGTTCGGGATGATCGTCGCGCCGACCGGGAACACGCCCATGTTGAAGCGGTGGCGGTTCTCCGGCGAGTCGAAATCCACCGGACGGTCGGGATCGGCATGCGTCTCGCGGATCCGCTCCGCGATCAGCGCCTGCGCCTCCGGATGCAGTTCGAGCGGCACCCCGAGCGCCGCCGCCGCGCACTGGCGCGTATGGTCGTCCGGCGTCGCGCCGATGCCGCCCGTCGAGAACACGATGTCGCCCGAGGCGATCGCGCGCTTGAGCGTCGCGGTGATGCGCGCCGGATCGTCGCCGACGTATTCGGCCCAGTCGAGCGCAAGGCCGCGCGCGCCGAGCAGCTCGATGACCTTCGCCAGATGCTTGTCCTGCCGGCGGCCGGAGAGGATTTCGTCGCCGATGATGATGATGCCGATGCTCATGCGTGCCCCATGTCGATGGTGGTCGCGCGCGATGCCGCGCGCAGGTCTTCGAGCGCGCGCAGGCAGTAGTGCCCGAACCACAGCGCGGAGAAGACGAGAATGAAAGCGTAAACCCAGATCATCGCCGCCGCGACGAACGGAAACAGCACCATCATCCAGACCGACGATACCCACACGAAGGTCGGAACGGTGCCGAGCAGCCCGGTCGCGATGCCGATGCCGATCAGCGGCCAGCGATGGCGCCGCACGAGCGCGCGGCGCTCGTCGCGGCTTGCATGCAGCGCGAGCGCGTCGTAGGTCATCACGCGGTACGTGAGCCAGCCCCAGATCACCGGTGGCAGCAGCGCGAAGAACGGCGGGATCAGCCACAGCGGGATCGTGACGATCAGCAGCACGACGCCGACGATCGCCGCGCCCAGCGAATTGAACACGCTGCCGACGAAGGTGCCGCCGCGCTTCGCCTCCAGCGCGGCGAACTGCCGGTTCGACAGATGCTTGACGACGACCGGCATCGAGATCGACGCGATCAGCAGCAGCACGGTCAGCACGATCAGCGGAATCGCGAGCGACACGACGACGAACGGCGCAACGACCGCATGCAGCTGCGACATCCCGATCGCGTCGAATGCGCGGTACAGCGCGGCGGTCAGCACGAAGCCGTCGAGCGCGCCGCGCGCGGCGTCGACGAGCGTCTGCCACGAGAACCAGAGCACGACGCCCCATAGCAGCGCCGATACGACGAACGGCATCAGGGTGAGCCACAGCATGCGCGGGTGCAACGCGCTCGCCAGTGCGCGGACGAAGGAGCGCAGCAAGTCGTTCATGCGAGCCTGTATCGACGAAGAAAAACGGGGAAAGGATAAACCACACGGCCCGCATGCGCCAAAGCGCAGGCGGGCCGTGCGAGCGGGCGATGCACGCGGGACGGGCCGATCAGGCCGACGACGCGGCGCCGCGCTTGGCGGGGAACAGGCGACGGAAGATCCGCGCGAACGCGAGGCCGTGCTGCGCCCAGAAGCCGTCGCCGTACGAAATGCCTTCGACCTGTTCGCGGATGCCGGTCGGCTCGACCGTGCGATTCCACGACGCCGTGCCGAACATCATGTCCCACCACGGAAACAGCACGCCGAAGTTGCAGCCGTACTTCGTGCCTTCGTGCCCGTAGCCGACCGCGTGATGACGGCGATGGAAGGTCGGGCTGACGAGCAGCCGCTCGCCGAGCCGGCCGTACGACAGGCGCGCATTCGTGTGCTGAATGCTCTGCAGGAAGTTCGTGACAGCCGTGAGCACGACGAACTGCGACGGCGTCACGCCGATCACGAGCGCGATCGCCGCGAAGAAGCACGACTGGATCACGTCGTCGAGCAGGTGGTTGCGATCGTCGCACCACAGCGACATCTGCCGCTGGCTGTGGTGCACCGCGTGCAGCTCCCACCAGACGCCGAACTTGTGCTGCCAGCGGTGATACCAGTAGCCGGCGAAGTCGAGCACGACGAGGTAGATCGCGAACGCGACGATCGGCTGCGATGTGACGCCCGGCCACAGATAGTCGAGATTGAAGTTCGCGATGCCGTGCAGTCGCAGCCAGGCCTGGAAGCGGTCGAACAGCGGCTGCAGCGCGAAGAAGAAAAACAGCGAATAGATGCCGAGCTTCGCGATCGCCGTATAGATCACGTCGACGCGCACCGCCTTGCGGTCCTTCCACCGCTCGACCGGCCGCAGCGCCTCGAGCGGGCGCAGCAGCACGAACATCAGCACCATCTGCAGCGCGCCGATGATCACCCAGTACAGCGCGTCGTAGGTGTCCTCGTCATAGTCCATCAGGTTGAACTTGAAGAGGAGCGGCTGCACGACGTCGACGTACAGCCAGGTCTGGATGTCCGAGACGAACG is a window encoding:
- the glnA gene encoding type I glutamate--ammonia ligase; this encodes MSKTVADVMQLVKDEDVKFVDFRFTDTRGKEQHVSVPVSAFDEDKFESGHAFDGSSIAGWKGIEASDMLLMPDPSAAFIDPFYEESTLVLTCDVVEPADGKGYERDPRSLAKRAEAYLKSTGLGDTAYFGPEPEFFIFDSVQWNTDMSGCFVKINSEEAPWSAGKEFEGGNTGHRPGTKGGYFPVAPVDTFQDMRSEMCLLLEQLGIPVEVHHHEVAGQGQNEIGTKFSTLVQRADWTQWSKYIIHNVAHSYGKTATFMPKPVVGDNGSGMHVHQSIWKDGQNLFAGNGYAGLSEFALFYIGGIIKHARALNAITNPTTNSYKRLVPHFEAPVKLAYSARNRSASIRIPHVSNPKGRRIETRFPDPMANPYLCFSALMMAGLDGVQNKIHPGEAADKNLYDLPPEEDAKIPTVCAGLDQALEALDKDREFLTRGGVFTDGMIDAYLALKEQELAKFRMTTHPIEFEMYYSL
- a CDS encoding rhodanese-like domain-containing protein — encoded protein: MSTLEQLYAKADERRAQGSLNYAGALLPAEAFELLQLDPSARLVDVRTRAELDWIGRPLVGDGQYLHVEWSRYPGGVPNTEFLDELRAAVSPDTPVLFLCRSAARSKLAAVAAAQAGFRKAFDLLEGFEGAKDAEGHRKTVDGWCFRKLPWIGA
- a CDS encoding competence/damage-inducible protein A gives rise to the protein MSIGIIIIGDEILSGRRQDKHLAKVIELLGARGLALDWAEYVGDDPARITATLKRAIASGDIVFSTGGIGATPDDHTRQCAAAALGVPLELHPEAQALIAERIRETHADPDRPVDFDSPENRHRFNMGVFPVGATIIPNGYNRIPGFSVGDLHFVPGFPVMAWPMIEWVLDTKYAHLHHATPHEERSLYVFELPESTLTPLMEKIERDFPGVRVFSLPSVGDAERGGIYARRHIDLGVKGEPEAVAAAFVKLREGVHLLGGDIVEPAAAPRA
- a CDS encoding EI24 domain-containing protein, whose product is MNDLLRSFVRALASALHPRMLWLTLMPFVVSALLWGVVLWFSWQTLVDAARGALDGFVLTAALYRAFDAIGMSQLHAVVAPFVVVSLAIPLIVLTVLLLIASISMPVVVKHLSNRQFAALEAKRGGTFVGSVFNSLGAAIVGVVLLIVTIPLWLIPPFFALLPPVIWGWLTYRVMTYDALALHASRDERRALVRRHRWPLIGIGIATGLLGTVPTFVWVSSVWMMVLFPFVAAAMIWVYAFILVFSALWFGHYCLRALEDLRAASRATTIDMGHA
- a CDS encoding sterol desaturase family protein, which gives rise to MLHLIDAFVSDIQTWLYVDVVQPLLFKFNLMDYDEDTYDALYWVIIGALQMVLMFVLLRPLEALRPVERWKDRKAVRVDVIYTAIAKLGIYSLFFFFALQPLFDRFQAWLRLHGIANFNLDYLWPGVTSQPIVAFAIYLVVLDFAGYWYHRWQHKFGVWWELHAVHHSQRQMSLWCDDRNHLLDDVIQSCFFAAIALVIGVTPSQFVVLTAVTNFLQSIQHTNARLSYGRLGERLLVSPTFHRRHHAVGYGHEGTKYGCNFGVLFPWWDMMFGTASWNRTVEPTGIREQVEGISYGDGFWAQHGLAFARIFRRLFPAKRGAASSA